The following are encoded together in the Alphaproteobacteria bacterium genome:
- a CDS encoding ABC transporter permease, with translation MILYFTQRVILTLVMLLILTFVVFLGVYYIGDPIALLMPEQGQGASIDAARKLLGLDGSFLTQYATFIKGLFSGSLGKSFVFGTSCFDIILQRLPASLELTLLALLFSCIIGVKLGLYAARFPEGKGAKWIEFYALLGMSFPVYWLGLMLVTFFAAQLHWLPSIGRGETFWGLSFLTIDGIRHLVLPVLVLMMFKVALFIRLTRHFAGNVAQKSFIYFTRARGISESIIYQKHIVKHLTLPISTVFSLEFGSLLLSAVITESVFAWPGLGKLLIDALLQLDRPMVIAFVIFVGLFYAIMNLVLDIIHRFIDPRLREKRWA, from the coding sequence ATGATTTTATATTTTACGCAACGCGTTATTTTAACGTTAGTAATGCTTCTTATTCTTACATTCGTTGTGTTTCTGGGTGTATATTATATTGGTGACCCCATTGCATTATTAATGCCTGAACAAGGGCAGGGGGCTTCAATTGATGCTGCACGAAAATTATTAGGTCTAGATGGTTCGTTTTTAACGCAATATGCTACTTTTATTAAAGGTCTTTTCTCAGGAAGTTTAGGTAAATCATTTGTTTTTGGAACATCATGTTTTGATATTATTTTGCAACGTTTGCCAGCTTCTTTAGAACTTACGCTTTTGGCTCTTTTATTTTCATGTATTATTGGCGTGAAATTAGGCCTTTATGCTGCGCGTTTTCCTGAAGGAAAGGGTGCAAAATGGATAGAGTTTTATGCTTTATTAGGCATGAGTTTCCCTGTTTATTGGTTGGGTTTAATGCTTGTAACGTTTTTTGCAGCACAATTGCATTGGCTTCCTTCTATTGGTCGGGGCGAAACTTTTTGGGGTTTAAGTTTTTTAACGATCGATGGCATTAGACATTTAGTGTTGCCTGTTCTTGTTTTAATGATGTTTAAGGTAGCGCTTTTTATAAGACTTACGCGTCATTTTGCTGGCAATGTTGCACAGAAATCTTTTATTTATTTTACGCGCGCGCGCGGCATATCTGAATCTATTATTTATCAAAAACATATCGTTAAGCATTTAACGCTTCCTATTTCAACCGTGTTTAGTTTAGAATTTGGGAGTCTTTTATTGTCGGCTGTAATCACTGAATCTGTTTTTGCGTGGCCAGGGTTAGGAAAATTGCTTATTGATGCTCTGTTGCAATTAGACCGGCCGATGGTGATTGCTTTTGTGATTTTTGTGGGTTTGTTTTATGCCATTATGAATTTGGTTTTAGATATTATTCATCGTTTTATTGATCCTAGGCTCCGAGAAAAAAGATGGGCATGA
- a CDS encoding ABC transporter substrate-binding protein, whose translation MKKLLFLLSFCINTQADAEDLHIGLRADITSVDPHFHVSGPNSAMASHMFESLVKQDNNQKLLPGLALSWEKESDLIWAFNLRENVKFHNDQAFEAKDVVYTINRIQKGIGPLESYKTYIRFIDKVEIVNPHKIKISTIKPYPLLAWDIAMIGILPHSLGENLDSHDFNQAKTAIGTGPYRFVSWRPGQDIIIEKNNDYWGNKEPWDKVIFKPVPQDISRFNALLADDFDFIETVPVEELYRFKETSKFKLFATIPSRLMYLCMDLGNKISPYVLDMDGKALTQNPFQDKRVREALSYAINREFLIQHYLGNHGKQAGQLIIEGSTGFNPDLKAHIQDIEKAKQLMKEAGYEKGFQVVFSSTSGRYVNDTKIVQAIASMLEQIKIKAKVEILPSNVFFSRSQKGDFSLSLGGWPVGRESLSPLQALFHRFDIKEGHGVFNRGRYANQELDVMIETALETMDDVKREELLKKANRVVVEDLAIIPLYFSIANWSGKESLTFEPRMDEYTIAMNVKKLKN comes from the coding sequence ATGAAAAAACTTCTGTTCTTATTATCCTTCTGCATAAATACCCAAGCTGATGCCGAGGATCTTCATATTGGTTTGCGTGCTGACATTACGTCTGTTGATCCTCATTTTCATGTAAGTGGTCCGAATTCAGCGATGGCTTCCCATATGTTTGAATCTTTAGTGAAGCAGGATAATAATCAAAAATTATTACCTGGGCTTGCCTTGTCGTGGGAAAAAGAATCTGATTTGATTTGGGCATTTAATTTACGCGAAAATGTTAAATTTCATAATGATCAGGCTTTTGAAGCTAAGGATGTTGTATATACGATTAATCGTATTCAAAAAGGTATTGGACCTTTGGAAAGTTATAAAACCTATATTCGTTTTATTGATAAAGTTGAAATTGTAAACCCGCATAAAATAAAAATATCAACTATAAAGCCTTATCCTTTGCTTGCTTGGGATATAGCGATGATTGGAATTCTGCCACATTCATTAGGTGAGAATCTTGATTCTCATGATTTCAATCAAGCTAAAACAGCTATTGGAACGGGCCCATATCGTTTTGTTTCATGGCGTCCTGGCCAGGACATTATTATCGAAAAAAATAATGATTATTGGGGTAACAAAGAACCTTGGGATAAAGTTATTTTTAAGCCAGTTCCCCAGGATATATCAAGATTTAATGCGTTGTTAGCAGATGATTTTGATTTTATTGAAACGGTGCCTGTTGAAGAATTGTATCGCTTTAAAGAGACATCAAAATTTAAATTATTTGCAACCATCCCAAGCCGTTTGATGTATTTATGCATGGATTTAGGAAATAAAATTTCGCCTTATGTTTTAGATATGGATGGAAAAGCATTAACCCAAAATCCTTTTCAAGACAAACGTGTAAGGGAAGCCTTGTCATATGCTATTAATCGAGAATTTTTGATTCAGCATTATCTGGGTAATCATGGAAAACAAGCGGGTCAATTAATAATTGAGGGTTCTACAGGATTTAATCCAGATTTAAAAGCACATATTCAGGATATTGAAAAAGCAAAACAACTAATGAAGGAAGCTGGATATGAAAAAGGATTTCAAGTCGTTTTTAGTTCGACGTCTGGTAGATATGTTAATGATACCAAAATTGTTCAGGCGATAGCATCAATGCTTGAACAAATAAAAATTAAAGCAAAAGTCGAAATATTACCTTCAAATGTTTTCTTTTCGCGTTCTCAAAAAGGTGATTTTAGTTTAAGTTTAGGCGGATGGCCGGTTGGTCGTGAATCTTTAAGTCCTTTACAAGCGTTATTTCATCGTTTTGATATAAAGGAAGGCCATGGGGTTTTTAATCGCGGACGCTATGCAAATCAGGAACTTGATGTGATGATTGAAACAGCGCTTGAAACCATGGATGACGTTAAACGTGAAGAATTACTCAAAAAGGCAAATCGTGTCGTTGTTGAAGATTTAGCGATTATTCCACTTTATTTTTCGATTGCGAATTGGTCAGGTAAAGAAAGTTTGACTTTTGAACCAAGGATGGATGAATATACGATTGCCATGAATGTCAAAAAACTTAAAAATTAA
- a CDS encoding divergent polysaccharide deacetylase family protein has translation MPKKPQPKKTTKKSKSSYKATRKSTAGRKKNHRGDFNFKPYLYALAFLFVGGFLFVSLYVFFEKANAKKESTQTVEKKPAVIKPVSKVPSLTQSPKDIVPEVKPSNERSLSSDSPKSILPEVKPSNEVAVATEQLKNVLPEEKPKIEVFTLDPKIAMMQPVFTEQKGPKIAIVIDDVGVDFNRSARAIALPKEVTLSFLAYASKIKEQTKIARDKGHELLVHVPMEADSGKDAGLKSLLVKSSDKDLKEHLYWHLSQFDGYIGINNHMGSKFTSSKEPLQKVMADIKSRKLFFLDSKTTMKSLVPELAKECKVPCIERDVFLDHDPTLKAIEIQLKLVEDIALKNGIAIAIGHPKDDTLNALEKWIPTLMKKGYNLVPLSSLVLPWQ, from the coding sequence CAACCCGTAAATCAACGGCAGGACGTAAAAAAAATCATCGGGGAGATTTTAATTTTAAGCCATATTTATATGCTTTAGCTTTTCTTTTTGTGGGCGGCTTTTTGTTTGTGTCGTTATATGTTTTTTTTGAAAAAGCAAATGCTAAAAAAGAATCTACTCAAACTGTAGAAAAAAAACCGGCAGTAATAAAACCTGTTTCTAAGGTGCCGTCATTGACTCAATCACCTAAAGATATCGTGCCTGAAGTGAAGCCTTCAAATGAAAGATCGTTGTCATCGGATTCTCCGAAAAGCATTTTGCCTGAAGTGAAGCCTTCAAATGAAGTTGCTGTAGCAACTGAACAGCTTAAAAATGTATTGCCTGAAGAAAAACCTAAGATTGAAGTTTTTACTTTAGATCCTAAAATTGCGATGATGCAACCTGTTTTCACAGAACAAAAAGGACCTAAAATTGCGATTGTGATCGATGATGTTGGTGTTGATTTTAATCGCTCAGCACGTGCAATTGCATTACCTAAAGAAGTGACACTTTCGTTTTTAGCTTATGCCAGTAAGATCAAAGAGCAAACAAAAATTGCGCGAGACAAAGGTCACGAATTATTAGTGCATGTACCAATGGAGGCAGATTCTGGAAAAGATGCTGGCCTTAAGTCGTTATTGGTTAAATCAAGTGATAAGGATTTGAAAGAACATCTTTATTGGCACTTATCTCAGTTTGATGGTTATATTGGTATTAACAATCACATGGGAAGTAAATTTACGTCCTCGAAGGAACCTCTTCAAAAAGTAATGGCGGATATAAAATCTAGAAAATTGTTTTTTTTGGACTCAAAAACAACAATGAAATCGTTGGTGCCAGAACTTGCAAAAGAATGTAAAGTACCTTGTATCGAACGCGATGTTTTTTTAGATCACGATCCAACGCTTAAAGCCATTGAAATTCAATTAAAATTAGTAGAAGATATCGCTTTAAAAAACGGAATCGCCATTGCAATTGGGCATCCTAAAGATGATACATTAAATGCCTTGGAGAAATGGATTCCAACGCTTATGAAAAAAGGATATAATCTGGTTCCTTTAAGTTCTTTGGTGCTTCCTTGGCAATAA